In a single window of the Melioribacteraceae bacterium genome:
- a CDS encoding cupin domain-containing protein codes for MAKFLLQTKPFIVPTNDGKIIEEHFGNASINSGDYSFAHMIAPPGWSEPFQTPQFDETTFVFSGKKMIEIDNEKIILQKNQSICILKGTRVRYSNPFDEACEYISLCIPAFTLERVKREN; via the coding sequence ATGGCAAAATTTCTGCTTCAAACAAAACCATTTATAGTTCCAACAAATGATGGGAAAATAATTGAAGAACATTTTGGCAATGCGAGTATCAATTCAGGTGATTATAGTTTCGCACATATGATTGCTCCTCCTGGATGGAGTGAACCATTTCAAACCCCACAATTTGATGAAACTACCTTTGTGTTTTCCGGCAAAAAAATGATTGAGATTGATAATGAAAAAATTATTCTTCAAAAAAATCAATCTATTTGCATATTGAAAGGTACCCGGGTCAGATATTCCAATCCATTCGATGAAGCTTGCGAATATATTTCTCTCTGTATTCCTGCATTTACATTAGAAAGGGTAAAAAGAGAAAATTAG
- a CDS encoding tetratricopeptide repeat protein has translation MNLKKCNICGEELSGSEKFCPACGANLGNKELNEQGTENYNEKRTKSSQQKNNTREIKSISPLQIIYLSIFLAIIGLIIIYSAGVFETSVGVNNTIENKADPHAGVDLTNLKEINRLEDIIKNNPNDKATLEHLAHLLNDSGFKERAIEKYKQYLKIDPKNADVIVDMGVCYFELGDYEEAIKLMEKSLEYVPKHQIAHLNLGVVNMNAGNMTVAKKWLQKAYEINPNNDVGKRAQELLKSH, from the coding sequence ATGAATTTAAAGAAGTGTAATATTTGCGGCGAGGAATTATCAGGTTCTGAAAAGTTTTGCCCTGCTTGTGGTGCAAATCTTGGTAATAAAGAATTAAATGAGCAGGGGACCGAGAATTATAATGAAAAGCGCACAAAATCATCGCAGCAGAAAAATAATACTAGAGAAATAAAAAGCATTTCTCCCCTTCAAATTATTTATTTGTCTATATTCTTAGCTATTATTGGCCTTATCATTATCTACTCTGCCGGAGTATTCGAAACAAGCGTTGGAGTAAATAATACCATCGAAAATAAAGCAGATCCTCATGCAGGTGTAGATTTAACAAATCTTAAAGAAATTAACCGACTTGAAGATATCATTAAAAATAATCCAAATGATAAAGCTACCTTAGAGCATTTAGCACATTTATTAAATGATTCCGGTTTTAAAGAGAGAGCTATAGAAAAGTATAAACAGTATCTCAAAATTGATCCTAAAAATGCTGATGTTATTGTTGATATGGGCGTATGTTATTTTGAATTAGGTGATTATGAAGAAGCAATAAAATTAATGGAAAAATCACTCGAGTATGTTCCGAAACATCAGATTGCACATCTCAACTTAGGTGTGGTTAATATGAATGCCGGCAATATGACAGTAGCTAAAAAATGGCTTCAAAAAGCTTACGAAATTAATCCAAATAATGATGTCGGTAAGAGAGCACAAGAATTACTTAAATCACATTAA
- a CDS encoding transpeptidase family protein, which yields MINSRALLLFGFLFLIFILLSAKLITIQIGNHEYYALVADKQQNKPEIEKSERGLIKDINGDVLSFTRDNVSFFADKRMMNQRRVTAITKLFSKVFGKDTLYYKELIENGSRNVYLEKKVSMSQALEIRKTVIEGLKMEEDFSRIYPYGSLASHLLGYVDHQLKGVAGIEKVYDSKLTGTDGYYVFERDVLGRVVSVNDRLSKSAVAGNNVVLTLNKNYQKILEEELFAGIEKYGGESAIGIMINPNTGAILGMANYPDYDPANYNLFPSEALRNRILTDTYEPGSTIKSIILSILFDQKLIQENEIVDTENGAYSIKNVKISDSHKFEYLNVREVLEQSSNVGMSKLIARIDDETLYKYLRNFGFSNMTGIELPGEAEGLLKKPRNFNLLTKPFISFGYEISVTPLQIITAYASLVNGGVIYQPYLVNSIENADGKIIEKNKPTRIRQVISNETSELMKRLMVGVVENGTAKSAQLEDVLVGGKTGTAQKLVDKSYSSKKHSSSFVGFFPADNPNVVCLILVNSPTVGKYGGLVAAPIFKNIAQRLVDSDPSLVPNRNKIQREKKLTTKLIADINSTPKNKVKTFADLAESQAKPEPRKIYNTNKSIMPDLINQSTRDAVAQLSEIGLAYKIIGVGKVVSQSIDAGSKIEPGAVCLLKCEPVLRSKKISEN from the coding sequence ATGATTAACTCCAGGGCATTATTACTGTTTGGATTTCTTTTTTTGATTTTTATTCTGCTATCTGCAAAACTAATCACAATTCAGATAGGGAATCATGAATATTATGCTTTAGTGGCTGATAAACAGCAGAATAAACCTGAAATTGAAAAATCAGAACGTGGTTTGATAAAAGATATAAATGGTGATGTGCTGAGCTTTACTAGAGATAACGTTTCTTTTTTTGCAGATAAAAGAATGATGAATCAGAGAAGAGTTACTGCAATTACTAAATTATTTTCTAAGGTATTTGGTAAAGACACTCTTTACTATAAAGAACTGATCGAAAACGGTTCACGCAATGTTTATTTGGAAAAAAAAGTTAGTATGAGTCAAGCACTTGAAATAAGAAAAACAGTGATTGAAGGGTTAAAGATGGAGGAAGATTTTTCCAGAATCTATCCTTACGGCAGCTTAGCTTCTCATTTGCTAGGCTATGTTGATCATCAGTTAAAAGGTGTTGCAGGAATAGAGAAAGTATATGATTCTAAATTGACCGGTACTGATGGTTATTATGTTTTTGAAAGAGATGTGCTAGGTAGAGTTGTTTCAGTTAATGATCGATTATCCAAATCGGCTGTTGCAGGTAATAATGTGGTTTTAACATTGAATAAAAATTATCAAAAAATATTAGAGGAAGAATTATTCGCAGGGATTGAAAAATATGGTGGAGAATCAGCAATTGGAATAATGATAAACCCAAATACAGGAGCTATTCTCGGTATGGCAAATTATCCCGATTATGATCCAGCTAATTACAATTTATTTCCCTCCGAAGCTCTTAGAAATAGAATCCTAACAGATACCTATGAACCCGGTTCAACAATAAAATCAATCATTCTTTCAATTTTATTCGATCAAAAATTAATTCAGGAGAATGAAATAGTTGATACGGAGAATGGAGCTTATTCAATAAAGAATGTTAAAATTTCAGATTCACACAAATTTGAATACTTGAATGTACGAGAGGTACTCGAGCAATCAAGTAATGTTGGTATGTCAAAATTGATAGCTAGAATTGATGATGAAACACTTTACAAGTATTTAAGGAATTTCGGATTTAGTAATATGACTGGGATTGAGCTTCCAGGTGAAGCAGAAGGATTACTAAAAAAACCTAGGAATTTTAACCTTCTCACTAAACCATTCATCTCCTTTGGGTATGAAATATCGGTAACACCATTACAAATAATTACGGCTTACGCTTCATTAGTTAATGGTGGAGTTATTTATCAGCCATATCTTGTAAATTCAATCGAAAATGCTGATGGTAAAATTATTGAAAAAAATAAACCTACAAGAATTAGGCAGGTAATCTCAAATGAAACCTCTGAATTAATGAAACGGCTGATGGTTGGCGTGGTGGAAAATGGTACAGCCAAGTCAGCACAATTAGAGGATGTACTTGTAGGTGGCAAAACTGGAACTGCTCAAAAATTGGTTGATAAATCATATTCTAGTAAAAAACATAGTTCATCATTCGTTGGATTTTTTCCTGCTGATAACCCAAATGTAGTTTGTCTAATTCTAGTAAACTCTCCTACAGTAGGAAAATATGGAGGACTTGTTGCCGCTCCGATATTTAAAAATATAGCACAACGGTTAGTTGATTCAGATCCCTCACTAGTACCAAATAGAAACAAAATTCAAAGAGAAAAAAAATTAACAACCAAACTCATTGCAGATATAAACAGTACACCAAAAAATAAAGTAAAAACTTTTGCTGATCTGGCTGAGTCACAAGCTAAGCCGGAACCTCGGAAAATATATAATACAAACAAATCAATAATGCCCGATTTGATTAATCAATCAACTCGTGATGCAGTTGCTCAACTCAGCGAAATTGGGTTGGCGTATAAAATAATTGGTGTGGGAAAAGTCGTTTCTCAAAGTATTGATGCTGGTTCTAAAATTGAACCGGGTGCGGTTTGTCTTCTAAAGTGTGAACCAGTATTAAGATCAAAAAAAATAAGTGAGAATTAA
- a CDS encoding MFS transporter produces MTENAKVKFKFPSEFWLANFMELLERAAYYGFFIVLTLYLTDIVGFTDTETGIVAGVFFAGLYLLPTFAGAVSDKIGFRNGLILAFGLLTIGYAFLGVFTTKIPVLFFLFVILIGGSFIKPLITGTVAKTTNEDNRARGYALFYWTVNIGAFSGKTFVPYIRQGLGLEYVNFFSAAMSLLAMFFAIIFFKQIDQSHQGKKISDILISLKKIFSTPRLIILILIVTGFWIIQHQLYATMPKYVIRLLGEDAKPEWLANVNPAVVVLFVVLITNLMKKRAAVTSMLIGMMLMPFSALAMAMSQTLFSITGDSVSIFGFFSLHPLTVMMIIGIGIQGLAECFISPRFLEYFSFQAPKGEEGVYLGFSHLHSFFSALAGFIMSGFLLDKYCPDPKTLPVGISEIEKASYYADAHLIWYYFLAIGFVAAVALFIFKYVTEKIDSR; encoded by the coding sequence ATGACCGAAAATGCTAAAGTGAAATTCAAATTTCCATCGGAGTTTTGGCTCGCAAATTTTATGGAGCTTTTAGAACGAGCCGCGTATTATGGTTTTTTCATAGTACTTACTTTGTACCTTACCGATATTGTTGGTTTTACCGATACCGAAACCGGAATTGTTGCAGGAGTATTTTTTGCTGGTTTATATCTATTGCCAACATTTGCAGGTGCGGTTTCTGACAAAATTGGTTTCAGAAATGGACTTATTTTAGCATTCGGATTATTAACTATCGGATATGCTTTTCTTGGCGTTTTCACAACTAAAATTCCGGTATTATTTTTTCTGTTTGTGATCTTGATCGGCGGCTCATTTATTAAACCTTTAATTACCGGTACAGTAGCAAAAACCACAAACGAAGATAATCGTGCTCGTGGTTATGCGTTATTTTATTGGACGGTGAATATTGGAGCATTTTCGGGTAAAACTTTTGTTCCTTATATCAGACAAGGATTAGGGCTAGAGTATGTAAATTTTTTCTCAGCCGCTATGTCTCTCTTGGCAATGTTTTTCGCTATTATTTTTTTTAAGCAGATAGATCAATCTCATCAAGGTAAGAAAATAAGCGATATACTGATCTCTCTCAAAAAGATATTTTCCACACCCCGATTAATAATATTAATATTAATAGTTACAGGATTCTGGATAATTCAGCATCAGCTATATGCCACAATGCCAAAATATGTTATTCGATTACTGGGTGAAGATGCAAAACCGGAATGGCTCGCAAATGTGAATCCGGCAGTAGTTGTTCTTTTTGTTGTATTGATTACAAATCTGATGAAAAAACGTGCGGCTGTAACTTCGATGTTAATTGGAATGATGCTTATGCCCTTTTCTGCATTAGCAATGGCAATGAGTCAAACGTTGTTCTCCATCACGGGAGACAGCGTTTCAATATTTGGATTTTTCTCACTTCATCCATTAACTGTGATGATGATTATAGGTATTGGAATTCAAGGTTTAGCTGAATGTTTTATTTCTCCCCGATTTCTTGAATATTTTTCATTCCAGGCCCCAAAGGGTGAAGAGGGTGTTTATCTTGGATTCAGTCATCTACATTCGTTTTTTTCTGCGCTGGCTGGATTTATAATGTCGGGATTTTTATTAGACAAATATTGTCCAGATCCCAAAACATTACCAGTTGGCATTTCAGAAATTGAGAAAGCCTCTTATTATGCAGATGCGCATCTGATATGGTACTACTTTTTAGCTATAGGTTTTGTTGCGGCGGTTGCTCTTTTCATATTCAAGTATGTTACCGAGAAAATTGATTCGCGATAA
- a CDS encoding integration host factor subunit beta produces MTKADIVEKVALGTGLTKLETEAIVEGFLNTVINSLKEGKGIEIRGFGSYKVKKKQARYARNPRTGEKVFVPEHFVPMFKFSKDFKAAVDDGMKSEKNESREIL; encoded by the coding sequence ATGACCAAAGCAGATATAGTTGAGAAAGTTGCTCTTGGCACTGGTTTAACCAAACTTGAAACGGAAGCAATTGTTGAAGGTTTTTTAAATACAGTTATCAATTCTTTAAAGGAAGGCAAGGGAATTGAGATAAGAGGTTTTGGCAGCTATAAAGTGAAAAAGAAACAGGCTCGGTATGCCAGAAATCCAAGAACAGGCGAAAAAGTTTTTGTACCTGAACATTTTGTACCAATGTTTAAATTTTCAAAAGATTTTAAAGCTGCAGTAGATGATGGAATGAAAAGCGAAAAAAATGAATCGAGAGAAATATTATGA
- a CDS encoding cation transporter — protein sequence MNSKLFNVLGMSCNHCVIAIKKELSKLELESVEVEIGKVQVVFDESKISEIKIIETIEEAGYKVESK from the coding sequence ATGAATTCAAAACTATTTAATGTGTTGGGGATGAGCTGTAATCACTGCGTTATAGCAATAAAAAAAGAACTTTCAAAATTAGAACTAGAATCGGTTGAAGTGGAAATTGGGAAAGTGCAAGTGGTATTTGACGAATCAAAAATTTCCGAAATAAAAATTATTGAGACCATTGAGGAAGCAGGTTATAAAGTAGAAAGTAAATAG
- the rsmH gene encoding 16S rRNA (cytosine(1402)-N(4))-methyltransferase RsmH, with product MNIHEPVLLNESIDNLITKRNGAYFEGTAGFGGHSQQILQRLTKTGRLIAVDKDYNAFSYCTKKFKDDKRFVIYNSSFTEIDVIKKIEFIEQFDGIFADLGVSSFQLDDVESGFMFREDSPLDLRMNKAEGRPASDFLNNAEYDELASVIYNYGEEKNSRTIARKIIELRSKEKLQSSAQVKRIIEQITPGRFLNKTLSRVFQALRIYVNNELEEIEQFITKSIPAMKKGARIVMISFHSLEDRIVKEKFKYEAAECVCPPGTPICICGKIKQLKIITPKPVIPNEIEVKNNPRARSAKLRVAEKI from the coding sequence ATGAATATTCATGAGCCGGTACTCTTAAATGAGAGCATTGATAATCTTATAACAAAAAGAAATGGAGCTTATTTTGAAGGTACTGCCGGCTTCGGAGGTCATTCGCAGCAAATTTTACAGCGACTTACAAAAACTGGAAGATTGATTGCCGTAGATAAAGATTATAATGCCTTTTCTTATTGTACCAAAAAATTTAAAGATGATAAACGATTCGTTATTTATAATTCAAGTTTTACAGAGATAGATGTAATTAAAAAAATTGAGTTCATTGAACAATTTGACGGCATCTTTGCAGACTTAGGTGTTTCTTCTTTTCAGTTGGATGATGTAGAGTCGGGATTTATGTTTAGAGAAGATTCTCCCCTTGATCTCAGGATGAATAAGGCTGAGGGGCGTCCTGCTTCCGATTTTCTAAATAATGCAGAATATGATGAGCTTGCGAGTGTAATCTATAATTATGGCGAAGAAAAAAACTCACGTACAATTGCTAGAAAGATTATTGAATTACGCTCTAAAGAAAAACTACAATCATCGGCGCAAGTTAAGAGAATAATTGAACAGATAACCCCAGGTAGATTTTTAAACAAAACTTTATCCCGTGTTTTTCAGGCATTACGAATTTATGTTAATAATGAGCTTGAAGAGATTGAGCAATTCATTACTAAATCAATTCCGGCGATGAAAAAAGGGGCAAGAATTGTAATGATTTCATTTCACAGTTTGGAAGATAGAATTGTTAAAGAAAAATTTAAGTATGAAGCTGCAGAGTGTGTTTGCCCTCCGGGAACACCAATTTGTATCTGCGGCAAAATAAAACAATTGAAGATTATAACTCCCAAACCAGTAATACCAAATGAAATTGAAGTAAAAAATAATCCAAGGGCAAGATCGGCAAAATTAAGAGTTGCCGAAAAAATCTAA
- a CDS encoding guanosine monophosphate reductase, whose product MKIYSKKELNNYSLSLTYDDISLIPTQVSRIKSRTEVNIKSNFLGLDLSVPIIASPMDSVTGIEMAKELSDAGAVGIVNRFDSSLNRLFSEENSSVGIKTVSVSLTAEDFLLEKIAEKNYIVCIDTANANNAYVLLKCEEIKRKYNLKIIIGNIAHGGTLKQLVDAGADAVRIGIGGGSMCTTSVQTGIGIGQVSSLIDVYFERESQKLNIALIADGGVKNPGDVAKALAAGADIVMLGRMLAGTKETPGEVIKYNDQLWKKYRGSASFGVKMKGEFIEGEETLVPYKGTVRNVVNSISDGLKSAMSYLNCLNIEELKNADTFAVLSTSSFVERLPRK is encoded by the coding sequence ATGAAAATTTACTCAAAAAAAGAGCTCAATAATTATTCTCTTTCTCTCACTTATGATGATATAAGTCTGATCCCCACTCAAGTATCTAGAATTAAATCGAGAACTGAAGTTAATATTAAGTCAAATTTTTTAGGATTAGATTTATCCGTACCCATTATTGCTAGTCCTATGGATTCGGTTACTGGTATTGAAATGGCAAAAGAACTAAGCGATGCAGGCGCTGTTGGAATAGTAAATCGGTTTGATTCCTCTTTAAATAGATTATTCTCTGAGGAAAATTCTTCAGTGGGTATAAAAACTGTTTCGGTGAGTTTAACTGCAGAAGATTTTCTTCTCGAAAAAATCGCCGAAAAAAATTACATAGTTTGTATTGATACAGCAAATGCGAATAACGCTTATGTTTTATTAAAGTGTGAAGAAATAAAAAGGAAATACAATCTTAAAATTATTATTGGAAATATTGCTCATGGCGGAACTCTAAAACAATTAGTTGATGCTGGTGCTGATGCTGTGCGAATTGGAATTGGAGGAGGAAGCATGTGCACAACGTCTGTTCAAACGGGAATTGGAATTGGGCAAGTCTCTTCATTAATTGATGTTTATTTTGAAAGAGAATCACAAAAATTAAATATTGCTTTAATAGCTGACGGAGGAGTAAAAAATCCGGGAGATGTTGCCAAAGCCCTTGCCGCCGGAGCCGATATTGTTATGCTTGGAAGAATGTTAGCCGGCACAAAAGAAACACCGGGAGAAGTAATTAAATATAATGATCAACTTTGGAAAAAATATCGTGGCTCCGCTTCATTTGGTGTTAAAATGAAAGGAGAATTTATTGAGGGAGAAGAAACATTAGTACCATATAAAGGGACCGTACGGAATGTTGTTAACTCTATTAGTGATGGATTAAAAAGCGCCATGAGTTATTTGAATTGTTTAAATATCGAAGAATTAAAAAATGCCGATACCTTTGCGGTTTTAAGCACAAGTTCCTTTGTGGAAAGATTACCTAGAAAATAG
- the mraZ gene encoding division/cell wall cluster transcriptional repressor MraZ — MFLGSFNYTIDAKSRVSIPAKFKKYLNPEADETFVMTRGLIQCIDIYPLDYWKSEVLARVNQLDDFNSEEAAFKRMLFEFASEDKLDSQSRLLIPKNLVEYAAIERDVFVLGQNKKIELWNPINYEAQKNANNKPYFDLAQQVMNKYKI; from the coding sequence ATGTTTTTAGGAAGTTTTAATTATACTATTGATGCGAAAAGCCGAGTTAGTATTCCTGCTAAATTCAAAAAGTACTTAAATCCTGAGGCGGATGAGACTTTTGTTATGACCCGCGGGCTAATTCAGTGTATCGATATTTACCCTTTAGATTATTGGAAAAGCGAGGTGCTAGCCCGGGTTAATCAACTGGACGATTTTAATTCAGAGGAAGCTGCATTCAAGAGAATGCTATTTGAATTTGCTTCAGAAGATAAATTGGATTCCCAATCACGACTTTTAATTCCAAAAAATTTAGTTGAGTATGCAGCAATTGAAAGAGATGTTTTTGTTCTCGGACAAAATAAAAAAATTGAGCTCTGGAATCCAATTAACTATGAAGCTCAAAAGAATGCAAATAACAAACCATATTTTGATTTAGCTCAACAGGTGATGAATAAATATAAAATATGA
- a CDS encoding copper-translocating P-type ATPase, whose translation MNKLNIPIKGMTCASCVARVEKIVKKSSGVIDANVNLATEKVYIEFDEKSANLEAIASELRDLGYELQILNTVTKEEITENIYDEFYSKLKRDFYLALILTVPIFLISMTRDFGIMPKFLNLNHEQINKILFLLITPIIFISGKRFFKSFFAGISHFSFDMNSLVAIGTGSAFGFSTLVALFPEMFPETEHVYFETASVIITLILMGKLLEYNAKRKTNDSIKSLLKLKPKTARVLENNSEKEIDIAELKVGDIVIIKPGDKIPADGIIKWGHSSIDESMITGESMPVEKQKDSKVIGGTINVSGAFHYAVKAVGDNSVLGQIIKLVEQAQASKPPIQQMVDKVSSVFVPSVIIIAIITFTYWFIFGSEHSLANAIINFVSVLIIACPCALGLATPTAIMVASGLGASNGILIRDGESLEVAQNINTVVFDKTGTLTYGNPTVSKLISNEFSEEEILMITASLESISEHPLAGAVIDEALKRKITYQKPENFKNYPGRGISAEIDSQIYFVGNLRLMNEHSISTVDLINYYEDLVDSGISTFCLANESKVIGLIGIEDKLRENSKNAIDELGRANIKTVMLSGDNEKTASLIADKLGILNYRSEILPHEKAEVIKELQNNKEFVAMVGDGINDSPALAQADLGIAIGTGTDTAIETAQITLVTGNLLSIIKIINISKRTINTIKQNLFWAFIYNIIGIPLAAVGLLNPMIGALAMSLSSVSVISNSLRLKRVKI comes from the coding sequence ATGAATAAATTAAACATTCCAATAAAAGGAATGACTTGTGCCAGCTGTGTGGCACGCGTGGAAAAAATTGTAAAAAAGAGCAGCGGTGTAATTGATGCAAATGTAAATTTAGCCACTGAAAAAGTTTACATTGAATTTGACGAAAAATCAGCAAATCTTGAAGCTATTGCATCAGAATTGCGAGATCTTGGTTATGAGCTTCAGATTTTAAATACTGTTACAAAAGAAGAGATTACAGAAAACATTTATGATGAGTTTTATTCTAAACTAAAAAGAGATTTTTATCTTGCTCTTATTTTAACTGTACCAATCTTTCTTATTAGTATGACGCGTGATTTTGGAATAATGCCGAAATTTCTGAACTTGAATCATGAACAAATAAATAAAATTCTATTCCTTCTAATTACACCAATTATTTTTATTTCAGGAAAACGTTTTTTTAAATCATTTTTTGCCGGAATATCACACTTCTCCTTTGATATGAATTCACTTGTAGCAATTGGCACCGGATCGGCATTTGGATTTAGTACTCTTGTAGCCCTCTTCCCGGAAATGTTTCCCGAAACCGAACATGTCTATTTTGAAACTGCCTCAGTAATTATAACTTTAATACTTATGGGCAAATTGCTGGAGTATAACGCAAAAAGAAAAACAAACGATTCCATAAAAAGTTTGTTAAAGCTGAAACCGAAAACTGCTCGTGTATTAGAAAATAATTCAGAAAAAGAAATTGACATCGCTGAATTAAAGGTTGGAGATATTGTAATAATAAAACCGGGAGATAAAATTCCCGCTGATGGAATAATAAAGTGGGGACACTCTAGTATCGATGAATCGATGATCACCGGTGAAAGTATGCCTGTTGAAAAACAGAAAGACTCAAAAGTTATTGGCGGAACAATTAATGTGAGCGGCGCTTTTCACTACGCGGTAAAAGCTGTTGGGGATAATTCAGTTCTTGGTCAAATAATTAAACTTGTTGAACAAGCACAAGCCTCAAAACCGCCTATCCAGCAAATGGTGGATAAAGTATCATCAGTATTTGTCCCTAGTGTAATTATTATAGCAATAATAACATTTACTTACTGGTTTATTTTTGGTAGTGAACATTCACTAGCGAATGCAATTATAAACTTTGTTTCGGTTTTAATAATTGCCTGCCCCTGCGCTCTTGGTTTGGCAACACCAACAGCTATTATGGTTGCCTCTGGATTAGGAGCCTCTAATGGCATATTAATTAGAGATGGTGAAAGTTTAGAAGTTGCTCAAAACATTAATACTGTAGTATTCGATAAAACCGGTACACTAACTTATGGAAATCCCACTGTATCAAAATTAATTTCGAATGAGTTTAGTGAGGAAGAGATATTAATGATTACTGCTTCTCTTGAATCTATCAGCGAACACCCGCTTGCCGGAGCGGTTATTGATGAAGCACTAAAACGAAAAATAACTTATCAGAAGCCAGAAAATTTTAAAAACTATCCGGGGAGAGGTATTTCTGCTGAGATTGATAGTCAAATTTACTTTGTTGGCAATTTGAGATTGATGAATGAACATTCAATAAGTACGGTTGATCTGATTAATTATTATGAAGATCTTGTTGATTCTGGGATTTCGACTTTCTGCTTAGCCAACGAAAGTAAAGTAATTGGTCTAATTGGAATTGAAGATAAACTAAGAGAAAATTCGAAAAATGCAATTGATGAATTGGGAAGAGCTAATATCAAGACAGTTATGCTGAGTGGTGATAATGAAAAAACTGCGAGTTTGATTGCAGATAAATTAGGAATATTAAATTATAGGTCGGAAATTCTACCACACGAAAAAGCTGAGGTGATTAAAGAACTGCAGAACAATAAAGAATTTGTTGCAATGGTGGGAGATGGAATAAACGATTCACCCGCTTTAGCCCAAGCTGATCTGGGGATTGCAATTGGCACCGGAACAGACACGGCAATTGAAACCGCGCAAATAACACTTGTTACAGGAAATTTATTATCGATTATAAAAATTATTAATATCTCAAAAAGAACTATTAATACAATTAAGCAAAACTTGTTTTGGGCTTTCATTTATAATATTATAGGCATCCCGTTAGCTGCTGTAGGATTGCTAAATCCGATGATTGGAGCATTGGCAATGTCGCTTAGTTCTGTCTCCGTTATATCAAATTCACTAAGATTAAAGCGTGTAAAAATTTAA